AAACTACTCTTCCAAGGGTACTTCCTTTACTAACGCTACGACAGCAACAGACGAATATCTTCTTGAAACCAACGGTGACAAGAAAATCCGTTTCGGTGCAACAGCCGGTTTAGGATTATCATACGACATCAATGCCAAATGGGCCATCAACCTTGAAGGACGCGTAGGAGTCACTCCTTCTATTTTCGGTGATGCAAGTGACTGCCGTAAGGCTGAAGCTACTGCCCGCCTAAACTTAGGTGTTGCCTATACTTTCGGCGGCAAGAAATTTGCCCGTGTTTCCAATGTTGATGAAGATGCGCTCAATGCAGAGATCAATAAATACAGAAGCGAACTTGCACAGGCACAGGCTGACTTGGCTAACGCTAAGAATGCATTGGCTAATGTGAAGCCTGAAACTAAGGAAGTCGTTAAGGAAGTTCAGGTTGCCGGTCCTCGCGCCATCTTCTTCAAGATCGGTAGTGCCAAGATTGATGACTATGGCAAGGTTAACATTGAATTGGCCGCTAAGGTGCTGAAAGCTAACTCTGATAAGAAATACAAGATTGCCGGTTATGCTGACAAAGCTACGGGTAGTGCTTCTTGGAACCAGAAGTTGTCTGAAAAACGTGCCCAGGCCGTTTACGATGCTCTGATTGCTCAGGGCGTTGACAAAGACCAACTCGAACTCGTAGGATTCGGCGGTACTGAGAACATGTTCGGAAAGAACTTCCTGAACCGCGTGGTTATCCTGGAATAATGCATGTCAAGATGCAATAGACTCTAAAAAGAAGGCGTCTGGATTTTTCAGACGCCTTTTTTCAATGAGAGACTTGATGCTGCAAGGCATTTTCTGATTCAAACTATTATGTAATGATGAAGTTTAAACGACTTTTTTTCATACTGTTTTCCTGCTTGTCGTTGGAGGCATCCGCCCAGTTGACGTATGGAACCACAGGACTCCTGCATGCTCCCTCCGCCGAGATGCAACGTGACAAGACCGTCATGATTGGCGGTAATTTCATGAACAAGGAACTGACTCCTCCCACCTGGTATTACCATACTTACAATTACTTCCTGAATGTCACCATATTCCCCTGGATGGAAGTGGCATACACTTGCACCCTGTTCAAAGCCGAGGCACTGGGACTGGCGCCCTACGGATACACGGGATTCACGAATCAGGACAGGTATTTCTCCCTCCGCCTGAGAGCCTTGAAGGAGGGACAATTCTGGAAGCACATGCCGGCTGTGGTATTCGGAACTTCCGATCCTTACACGGAATCGGGAGACGGGCAAATTTCATCGACAGACGGGAACGGCTATTTCTGCCGTTTTTATGTGGCCGCCACCAAGCATATCCCTCTGGGCAGGGAAGAAATAGGCGTGCACCTTTCTTATCTTTATAACAAACGGAATGAATACAAGCTGAACGGGCTTGCGCTGGGCGTCACCTATAATCCCACCTTTCATCCGCAATTGAGGCTGATAGCCGAATATGACTCCAAGGATTTTGCTTTGGGAGCTACCTATTTATTGTTCAACCATCTGCACATACAGATGGAGATGCAGAAGATGCGGTATTTCACAGGAGGACTCACTTATAAGATTTACTTAAAATGAAGGAGATACCTTTCTTTAAGGTATCTCCTTCATTTTATACAAAATCAATATACTAACTTCACATTATCAATCCACAGTGAATTTCCCGGAGAACCGATATATGCTCCACCATGACTTGAGGTAAACTGTAGCAGTAGATGCGTGGGTTCATCGTCGTCCGTGCCCCAAGCCACCTCTCTTACGGGAACACTTTCTCCCCTACTATTAACGGCATACCGTTCTTCTACCTGAAGACGCATCATGTGAGCTTTATACGCAGGATCACCCGTGATATCTCCATACATGATGGAATAGGTGGCGTTATTATGCCAATCGGAGGTAGCATAATAGCGTATGACCATCGTCCCAACGCGCTTGGCATAAATATTACCTTTTTCATCTTCCCAACGCTTCTGTAAGAAAAGGTTCACTTCAGGAAAATCTTTCCCTTCCACATCTGTAATACGGCTGAACCCTGTTGCCCGAATACGCTTCTCACGATCAGACATCTTCACCTTATAATCAAACTGAACGGCAACCGGTTTCTTTGTGAAAGGAATGCCGGAATTCAATATTTTCTGGGGATTCTTAGTTCCCTTTATAGGTTCGTGTACTTCACCCAAAAACATGGAACCGGCGGCCAATACTGTAATATCTACGATACCCAATACCTTTACACTTTCCATTCGGGTATCCATCCTCGCACAAAAACCATCGCCTCTCTGCTCCGGAAAAACAGAAGTATTCGTCTTTGTAATACCTGCCACTTTGGCCATGACATTGGATGTAGCCCATGGAGAGCCACCCATATTCTTATATGCCTTGTTTTCACGAATTGTGGCAGCCGGACCAATGGCATATACATTTTTAGTGGCCCCGCCAATAATACCCGATTCCTTTATTTGACGATCAATCCATTGATCCATATTTCCAAAAGGAATCATTTCTACTTTGTGCTGTGCCAACGCTGTTCCACAACAGAACATAGCAGACAACACGCCCAACATACAAACTTTCTTTTGAATCATCTTACTATATTAAAAGATATTAATTATTACAGTTCATACCTCCACTGATTCAATGCAAAACTCCAATTGTCTTGAACCAATTGTACCGTGCGATCGTCGTATTTATACTTATTCTTCTTATAGCCTTTCTTGCCACCCACATACTTTTCGATATCGGCATGTGCCTCGGCATATCCCGGAATTGACAAAGTATTATAAATATATTCGGTCATTCCCATTACATCGGCTTCAAAATCTTCAAATTTCACTTCAATAAGATTACCGGCAGGAACACTCGCCTTATCTGCTTCATATTTATGATAAAGCTTGGTATATACAGACAAAATATTCTTTTCCAATTCCTCGTTACCGATATCTTGCAACTTCAATGGTTGAATTGTATTAGTAAAGAAACTGCGGGTACTTTCAAACACCGTATAAGGATTACGCATCAAATAAATAAACTTGGCATTCGGAAACATTTTCACCAGTTCCTTCACTCGTCCCGTATGAGGAGGATTTTTACTCAAGAACTGGGTTCCATGCGTATTCCAAAGCGAAATCTTTATCAATTTCATAAAAGTTTCTTCAAACACTTTCAACTCTGCCTCTGCAATGCCATCAAACAGCAAATACTTATCCGCATATTCTTGCTGATACTTAGGTAAAAACCAAAAGTTGTAATAAGTGTAAGGCATCATATTGGCCAAAGCAAATTCTTCTTCCTGCGGAAGATCAACAGCCAACTCCATATTATCCGTAGGACGCTTGTCAGGCATCAGCCAACTCATGCTTTTCTTAAAAAACGGTTGCCCCCACATCATCAGATGCGGGAATACAGTCTGATAAGTGGTGTTATAGCCAAAATGTTTGTCGCAAGAAAAAACATTGTGCACAAACGTCGTTCCACTGCGCCAGTGTCCTAAAATAAATACAGGATCGTGCTCCAATGGTCTATCAGCCAACAGCCTTTTATAACGTCTGTCTTGCAAAGGAGTCAAAGCAGAGAGCATGCGGCAAACAGCCTTGGTTAAACGGTATTTGCTTTTATAAGCAACATCAATCTCACGCCCTCCTGTTATATCCTTAAATGTTTTCCAATCAGCACCGACCAATGTATTTATCGGCAGCTTGCTGAATTCTAATAAGCCCATCCTTTTCTATTATTTTTCAATTTTTACTTCAAAGCCCTGACGACTCAAGTCTTTCACAGCCTGCTCTATGGCAGCATAATGTTCAGAAGCAATACCTAACTTCGGCAAATTCAACACAGGAATCTCTTCTGACAAATGCATTTCTTTATCTTCTACCCTATTGATAATCATTCCCACCGCACTGGTATTATTGGTAATCGGATCAATCAAGATAAACGAACCGCAAGGCTTGTTTTTCTTATACGGGTCAAAGAATAATTCTTTGGCAGTAGTCAGAATAACACACGCTATCTGATTTAGTTGCATCGGAAGCGTTTCTTTAGTCATCTTTCCATTTTCAATGGAAAGATGTTCCATTGTGTTAACATCTACCTTATATTTGATATGGTCAATGCGTGTACGGCTCAAATTAGTAGTCTGCTTAATAAAGAAGGATTTATTGATATCCATAACCTCCTCATCCATCCATACTAACATGGCTTCAAAATTACGGTCCATAATTGGAAGATTATCGGGATGTACCAACATTTCACCTCGTGAAACGTCGATCTCATCTTCCAAAGTCAACGTAACAGATTGGGGAGGGAAAGCATAATCCAGTTCTCCATCGTAGGTGACAATACTTTTGACGCGCGACTTCTTACCCGACGGCAATGCCATAACTTCGTCTCCTTTACGCACAATTCCTGAAGCCACTTTGCCACAGAAGCCGCGAAAGTCAAGATTAGGACGCAATACATATTGCACCGGAAAACGAAAATCAGAGAAATTATGATCGTTGCCTATTTGTACTGTTTCCAGGAAATCAAGAAGAGACATACCGTTATACCAAGGTGTACGGTCAGACTTCTCTACAACATTATCGCCATCTAATGCCGATAAAGGAATGCAATTGACATCAGGAAGTCCCAAAGGAGCTATAAATTTCTTATATTCGTCTACAATCTCGTTAAAACGTTCTTCTGAGAAATCTACCAAGTCCATTTTGTTAACGGCAAGCACTACATGTTTGATTCCCAATAATGAAACCAAGAAAGTATGCCGGCGAGTCTGTGTGATAACACCCATGCGAGCATCAACTAAAATGATTGCCAGATTAGCAGTAGAACCTCCGGTAATCATATTACGTGTGTACTGTTCATGTCCCGGAGTATCTGCTATAATAAATTTACGATTGTTCGTTGAAAAATAACGGTAAGCCACGTCAATAGTGATGCCTTGCTCACGTTCGGCTTTCAATCCGTCCAGCAACAATGCATAGTCAATATGGTCGCCTGCATTCCCTATACGCTTACTATCACGTTCCAATGCATCCAACTGGTCTTCATACAACTTCTTGCTATCAAATAACAGACGTCCTATCAAAGTTGACTTTCCGTCATCTACCGAACCGGCAGTAAGCAATCTCAGCAAATCTTTTTGCTCGTCTTTATCCAAGAAAGCCTTTATATCTAACTTATTATCCATCCTCAAATTTAATTCTTAATTTTTAATTACTTAGAAGTAGCCTTCACGTTTCTTCTGCTCCATGCTTGCATCTTGGTCGAAGTCAATCACACGAGTAGTACGTTCGCTCTTAGTTGTAGTCATCATCTCCTCCACTATTTTTTCAATTGTATCGGCATTGCTCTCTACTGCACCGGTCAGCGGCCAGCAACCTAATGTACGAAAACGCACCATGCGCATTTCTATTTTATCCCTATATTGTTCCGGCAGACGATCATCATCGGCCATAATCAAATTACCATCAATCTCGACACAAGGACGCTCTTTGGCATAATACAACGGTACAATAGGTATATTCTCCAAACGGATATATTGCCAAATGTCAAGTTCCGTCCAGTTGCTTATAGGAAATACCCGAATGCTTTCTCCTTTGTGAACACGAGCATTATAATTATCCCACAACTCAGGACGTTGGTTTTTAGGGTCCCATTGATGAAATTTATCACGGAATGAGAAGATACGCTCCTTCGCACGCGATTTCTCTTCATCACGACGCGCACCGCCAAAAGCAGCATCAAATTTATATTTATCCAGTCCGCGAAGCAAAGCCTGCGTTTTCATCAAGTCCGTATGCACCTTGCTACCATGAGTAAAGGGACCTACACCTGCATGGAAAGCTTCCATATTGCTCTCTACTATCAAGTTCCAACCGTATTTCTTAGCATATTCATCACGGAATTGTATCATCTCTTTGAACTTCCACTTAGAATCGATATGCATCAAAGGAAACGGCACTTTACCCGGATAGAATGCCTTTTCTGCCAAACGTACCATCACCGAAGAATCCTTACCTATGCTATATAACATTACCGGATTCTCAAACTCCGCCGCCACTTCACGGATAATATGAATAGACTCAGCTTCGAGTTCTTTCAAATGGCTTAACTTATATTCTTCTTTCATTATAAATTATTTCTTCTGAATTCTTGGTAAAATGAGTTCTAAAAGCTTATTTACAGATTCTTCCAAACTAAGCACAGAGGTATCAAGCGTCAGTGCCGGATGAGCAGGTGCTTCAAATGGAGCTGAAATCCCCGTAAAGTTTTTGATTTCACCTCTGCGTGCTTTGGCATAAAGTCCTTTAACATCACGCCGTTCGCACTCCTCAATGGGTGTACTAACATAGACTTCCAGAAAATCATCCTGTCCGATAATATTGGCAGCCATCTCACGAATATCATTATTGGGACTGATAAAGGCTGCGATTGTGATAACTCCAGCATCAATAAAAAGCTTGGAAACTTCCGCAATTCGACGTATATTCTCAACACGGTCGGCTTCTGTAAAGCCCAAATTATTATTGATACCACTACGGATATTATCACCGTCCAAAATTCGGCAAAGTAATCCACGCTTATGCAACTCGCGCTCCAAGGCTATAGCAATTGTACTCTTACCCGAGCCACTTAAACCGGTGAACCAAATCATCGCACTATGTTGACCAAGAAGTTTCTCTTTATCTTGCCGCGCCAACATTTTATCAAAGATAGGATATATATTATCTGTCATAATTCAATTAAAACGGCCATATTAATGGGATTAAAATAATGGATATCAAAAATGTAATTATATTCAACGGCAAACCAATGCGAACAAAGTCAGTAAATTTGTAATTACCGATACCTTGCACAATCAAATTCGTCTGATAACCGATAGGCGTTGAAAAACTGGCGGATGCAGCCATGCAGATTACCACAAAAAAAGGTATCGGACTAACTCCCATCTGTGCTGATATAGATAGTGCCAACGGAAAAGCAAGAGCCGCCGCCGCATTGTTTGTTATAAGCTCCGTAAACAGATTTGTTATAATAAATACAACAGCCAATAATACATGAGGCCCATAATGCTCACTCATTTCAATTATATAATGTGCGACTACATCTGCCACACCAGAATTGACCATCGCCTTGCTGATAGCAAAAGCACAGGCAATCGTTATCAAAATGTCCCAAGATATGTATTTTGTATATTTACGGGCAGGAAAAATCTTTGCCCATGCCATTACGACAGTAGTAACGGAGACAAAAAAGAACATGTCCAGCTTAATGCCGGAGAAAACCTCTTTCATCACCGGAAGCTCTCCTACTGTGGCTCCTGTTATCATCAGAATCAATAAAAGAAGAGCAAACCAACGTTTGCCTTTACCGGGAACAGGTTCTGTATCATGACCATTTGCCAATAACACAAATACAGAAGATTCCCCCCACGTCTGCACAAAAGAATCATCTGCCATCAGAACCAATGTATCGCCCTCCCGAAAATATTCATTTTCCAGGTTCCGGACAATACTCTGTCCACCACGTTTTATTTCTTTCACCTCTGCCCCATAATGTCGCCGAAAATTGAAGGTTTCAAGTTTCTTGTTGATGCCGGGAAACCGGGCGCCCAAAACTGCCTCTACACGATGCAAATTTCCATATTCTTCCTGTTCTTCCCCCAAACCGGCACTATCGGCACGCGCATCCGGCAAGAGTTTGGAAGAAAATGCAAACAGATAAATAATGCCCGCAACAGCGATGAAAATTCCTACTTTACCCAATTCGAACATAGTGAAGCCCTCATAACCAGCTTCCAATATCATTCCATGTACCACCAGATTGGTTGAAGTGCCTATCAGAGTGCATATTCCACCAAGAATGGTTACATACGAAAGAGGAATAAGAAATTTAGTAGCAGGTAGTTGCACCGATTCCGCCCATCT
Above is a window of Bacteroides helcogenes P 36-108 DNA encoding:
- a CDS encoding SLC13 family permease, which codes for MTFEILFMLLTLSGMVLALVLDKMRPGMVLFSVVVLLLCAGILSPKEMLEGFSNKGMITVAMLFLVSEGIRQSGALGQIIKKLLPRKKTTVFKAQLRMLPMISFISAFLNNTPVVVIFAPIIKRWAESVQLPATKFLIPLSYVTILGGICTLIGTSTNLVVHGMILEAGYEGFTMFELGKVGIFIAVAGIIYLFAFSSKLLPDARADSAGLGEEQEEYGNLHRVEAVLGARFPGINKKLETFNFRRHYGAEVKEIKRGGQSIVRNLENEYFREGDTLVLMADDSFVQTWGESSVFVLLANGHDTEPVPGKGKRWFALLLLILMITGATVGELPVMKEVFSGIKLDMFFFVSVTTVVMAWAKIFPARKYTKYISWDILITIACAFAISKAMVNSGVADVVAHYIIEMSEHYGPHVLLAVVFIITNLFTELITNNAAAALAFPLALSISAQMGVSPIPFFVVICMAASASFSTPIGYQTNLIVQGIGNYKFTDFVRIGLPLNIITFLISIILIPLIWPF
- a CDS encoding sulfotransferase family protein yields the protein MGLLEFSKLPINTLVGADWKTFKDITGGREIDVAYKSKYRLTKAVCRMLSALTPLQDRRYKRLLADRPLEHDPVFILGHWRSGTTFVHNVFSCDKHFGYNTTYQTVFPHLMMWGQPFFKKSMSWLMPDKRPTDNMELAVDLPQEEEFALANMMPYTYYNFWFLPKYQQEYADKYLLFDGIAEAELKVFEETFMKLIKISLWNTHGTQFLSKNPPHTGRVKELVKMFPNAKFIYLMRNPYTVFESTRSFFTNTIQPLKLQDIGNEELEKNILSVYTKLYHKYEADKASVPAGNLIEVKFEDFEADVMGMTEYIYNTLSIPGYAEAHADIEKYVGGKKGYKKNKYKYDDRTVQLVQDNWSFALNQWRYEL
- a CDS encoding PCMD domain-containing protein → MIQKKVCMLGVLSAMFCCGTALAQHKVEMIPFGNMDQWIDRQIKESGIIGGATKNVYAIGPAATIRENKAYKNMGGSPWATSNVMAKVAGITKTNTSVFPEQRGDGFCARMDTRMESVKVLGIVDITVLAAGSMFLGEVHEPIKGTKNPQKILNSGIPFTKKPVAVQFDYKVKMSDREKRIRATGFSRITDVEGKDFPEVNLFLQKRWEDEKGNIYAKRVGTMVIRYYATSDWHNNATYSIMYGDITGDPAYKAHMMRLQVEERYAVNSRGESVPVREVAWGTDDDEPTHLLLQFTSSHGGAYIGSPGNSLWIDNVKLVY
- a CDS encoding YjbH domain-containing protein, coding for MMKFKRLFFILFSCLSLEASAQLTYGTTGLLHAPSAEMQRDKTVMIGGNFMNKELTPPTWYYHTYNYFLNVTIFPWMEVAYTCTLFKAEALGLAPYGYTGFTNQDRYFSLRLRALKEGQFWKHMPAVVFGTSDPYTESGDGQISSTDGNGYFCRFYVAATKHIPLGREEIGVHLSYLYNKRNEYKLNGLALGVTYNPTFHPQLRLIAEYDSKDFALGATYLLFNHLHIQMEMQKMRYFTGGLTYKIYLK
- the cysD gene encoding sulfate adenylyltransferase subunit CysD, coding for MKEEYKLSHLKELEAESIHIIREVAAEFENPVMLYSIGKDSSVMVRLAEKAFYPGKVPFPLMHIDSKWKFKEMIQFRDEYAKKYGWNLIVESNMEAFHAGVGPFTHGSKVHTDLMKTQALLRGLDKYKFDAAFGGARRDEEKSRAKERIFSFRDKFHQWDPKNQRPELWDNYNARVHKGESIRVFPISNWTELDIWQYIRLENIPIVPLYYAKERPCVEIDGNLIMADDDRLPEQYRDKIEMRMVRFRTLGCWPLTGAVESNADTIEKIVEEMMTTTKSERTTRVIDFDQDASMEQKKREGYF
- a CDS encoding OmpA family protein, which produces MKAKFLLASILLASLTVAGNAQEAKKNYYTKKASDNLFVGFGVGGMSVLNDGFNTPTLNFNIQFGKYITPVWGVRGVVSGISQSLDNQNNSYFVSGASQYHKYCKKFGEVNLDAMLNLINLFGGYNPDRAFNLYLFGGPTANYSSKGTSFTNATTATDEYLLETNGDKKIRFGATAGLGLSYDINAKWAINLEGRVGVTPSIFGDASDCRKAEATARLNLGVAYTFGGKKFARVSNVDEDALNAEINKYRSELAQAQADLANAKNALANVKPETKEVVKEVQVAGPRAIFFKIGSAKIDDYGKVNIELAAKVLKANSDKKYKIAGYADKATGSASWNQKLSEKRAQAVYDALIAQGVDKDQLELVGFGGTENMFGKNFLNRVVILE
- the cysN gene encoding sulfate adenylyltransferase subunit CysN, with translation MDNKLDIKAFLDKDEQKDLLRLLTAGSVDDGKSTLIGRLLFDSKKLYEDQLDALERDSKRIGNAGDHIDYALLLDGLKAEREQGITIDVAYRYFSTNNRKFIIADTPGHEQYTRNMITGGSTANLAIILVDARMGVITQTRRHTFLVSLLGIKHVVLAVNKMDLVDFSEERFNEIVDEYKKFIAPLGLPDVNCIPLSALDGDNVVEKSDRTPWYNGMSLLDFLETVQIGNDHNFSDFRFPVQYVLRPNLDFRGFCGKVASGIVRKGDEVMALPSGKKSRVKSIVTYDGELDYAFPPQSVTLTLEDEIDVSRGEMLVHPDNLPIMDRNFEAMLVWMDEEVMDINKSFFIKQTTNLSRTRIDHIKYKVDVNTMEHLSIENGKMTKETLPMQLNQIACVILTTAKELFFDPYKKNKPCGSFILIDPITNNTSAVGMIINRVEDKEMHLSEEIPVLNLPKLGIASEHYAAIEQAVKDLSRQGFEVKIEK
- the cysC gene encoding adenylyl-sulfate kinase, whose translation is MTDNIYPIFDKMLARQDKEKLLGQHSAMIWFTGLSGSGKSTIAIALERELHKRGLLCRILDGDNIRSGINNNLGFTEADRVENIRRIAEVSKLFIDAGVITIAAFISPNNDIREMAANIIGQDDFLEVYVSTPIEECERRDVKGLYAKARRGEIKNFTGISAPFEAPAHPALTLDTSVLSLEESVNKLLELILPRIQKK